In Vibrio bathopelagicus, one DNA window encodes the following:
- a CDS encoding DUF3820 family protein, translating into MLEKENLIKLARMQMPFGKYAGRTLIDLPEEYLLWFDKKGFPSGELGDLLKLCLALKIEGLDSVVKPLKRM; encoded by the coding sequence ATGCTAGAGAAAGAGAACTTGATTAAGTTGGCTCGAATGCAGATGCCATTTGGAAAGTACGCGGGTCGTACACTTATTGACCTGCCTGAAGAATATTTGCTGTGGTTCGATAAAAAAGGCTTTCCCTCTGGTGAGTTAGGTGACTTACTCAAGCTCTGTTTGGCATTAAAAATTGAAGGGCTTGATAGCGTTGTCAAGCCATTGAAAAGAATGTAA
- the coxB gene encoding cytochrome c oxidase subunit II, whose amino-acid sequence MKRLLVRLAWLLNSFVMAFVSPLVSASSEYNMTRGVTNISGQVYELHMLIFYICCAIAFIVFGVMFYSILRHRKSKGAVAAHFHESTKVEILWTVIPIIILIAMAIPATKTLIAMEDTSQSDLTIKITGSQWKWHYNYFGEDVEFFSLLATSDKEIEGIETKGAHYLLEVDKPLVLPINRKVRFLMTSDDVIHSWWVPAFAVKKDTVPGFINEAWTKIDEPGVYRGQCAELCGRAHGFMPIVVHAMEEQEFDSWLAEQKELQLTAQQVAKDALDASLSLDELNVLGEDVYKTRCAVCHQVNGEGIPGAFPAIKGSPVALGDVGVHIDTIVYGRGGTAMQAFDNQLTEKEIAAVVTYQRNAWGNDTGDVVQASDINAYKVKQSGGSESSTDEAQSDVKEQL is encoded by the coding sequence TTGAAGAGATTACTGGTCAGGCTAGCGTGGCTGTTGAATAGTTTTGTTATGGCTTTTGTTTCCCCTTTAGTAAGCGCAAGTAGCGAATACAACATGACGCGTGGGGTGACAAATATCAGCGGTCAGGTGTATGAACTTCATATGTTGATCTTCTACATCTGTTGCGCGATAGCGTTCATTGTATTTGGCGTCATGTTCTATTCCATTCTTAGGCATCGAAAGTCGAAGGGCGCGGTTGCTGCCCATTTCCACGAAAGTACGAAAGTAGAAATCCTTTGGACCGTCATCCCCATCATTATTCTTATCGCTATGGCCATTCCGGCAACGAAAACCTTGATCGCGATGGAAGACACCTCTCAATCAGATCTAACAATCAAAATTACCGGCTCACAATGGAAATGGCATTACAACTATTTTGGTGAAGATGTTGAGTTTTTTAGCTTACTTGCAACCAGCGATAAAGAGATTGAAGGGATAGAGACCAAAGGCGCTCATTACCTGCTTGAAGTGGATAAGCCATTGGTATTGCCGATTAATCGCAAAGTTCGCTTCTTGATGACATCAGACGATGTAATTCACTCGTGGTGGGTGCCAGCGTTTGCGGTTAAGAAAGATACGGTTCCCGGATTCATTAATGAAGCGTGGACCAAAATAGATGAACCGGGTGTATACAGAGGTCAGTGTGCGGAGTTGTGTGGTCGGGCGCACGGATTTATGCCGATAGTGGTACATGCAATGGAAGAGCAAGAATTTGATTCATGGTTAGCTGAGCAGAAAGAATTGCAATTAACCGCACAGCAGGTGGCGAAAGATGCATTAGACGCGTCACTTTCTTTGGACGAGTTGAATGTTTTAGGTGAAGACGTTTATAAAACTCGATGCGCGGTTTGTCACCAAGTGAACGGTGAAGGTATCCCAGGGGCATTTCCTGCCATCAAAGGAAGCCCAGTTGCGCTTGGTGATGTTGGCGTTCATATCGATACCATCGTCTATGGTCGTGGAGGCACGGCGATGCAAGCATTCGATAACCAGTTAACAGAGAAAGAGATTGCGGCGGTTGTGACGTACCAAAGAAATGCTTGGGGTAATGATACTGGTGATGTTGTTCAGGCTTCAGATATTAACGCTTACAAGGTTAAACAGTCAGGCGGATCAGAAAGCTCAACGGATGAAGCACAAAGTGATGTTAAGGAGCAGTTATGA
- a CDS encoding cytochrome c oxidase subunit 3, giving the protein MSSKKEVYFVPHQSHWPLVGAIALFLVAVGAGLTVQNMGTDAAGGVFGKAVLFVGFAVLLYMLAGWFSNVITESLSGLYSEQISRSFRQGMSWFIFSEIMFFGAFFGALFYARMISVPWIGGAGNNEMTHEVLWPMFQSMWPLTTTPDGVTTEAMSWQGIPLKNTIILLLSSVTLHMAHISLEQNKRMALIVWLEITIVLAGFFLFFQVEEYVHAYQEMGLTLQSGIYGNTFFLLTGFHGLHVCLGTIFLIVLLARVAKDHFSPKDHFAFQAGSWYWHFVDVVWLGLFVFVYVL; this is encoded by the coding sequence ATGAGTTCTAAAAAGGAAGTTTATTTCGTTCCACATCAAAGCCACTGGCCTCTAGTCGGAGCTATTGCTCTGTTTCTTGTCGCGGTTGGCGCTGGCTTGACGGTACAAAACATGGGTACCGACGCGGCTGGTGGTGTGTTTGGGAAAGCAGTGCTGTTCGTTGGCTTTGCTGTGCTGCTGTATATGCTTGCCGGTTGGTTTAGCAACGTCATCACGGAATCGTTAAGCGGTCTCTATTCCGAGCAAATATCTCGCTCTTTTAGACAAGGAATGAGTTGGTTTATCTTTTCTGAAATCATGTTCTTCGGTGCTTTCTTTGGCGCGCTTTTCTATGCTCGGATGATTTCTGTGCCTTGGATTGGTGGTGCGGGCAATAATGAAATGACCCATGAGGTATTGTGGCCGATGTTCCAATCAATGTGGCCGCTAACAACCACACCTGATGGCGTAACGACGGAGGCGATGTCTTGGCAAGGCATTCCGTTAAAGAACACCATTATTCTGTTGCTTTCCTCTGTGACGCTACACATGGCACATATCAGTCTTGAACAAAATAAACGCATGGCATTGATCGTATGGCTAGAAATCACCATTGTGCTGGCTGGGTTCTTCCTATTCTTCCAAGTGGAAGAGTATGTTCATGCTTATCAAGAGATGGGGCTAACACTCCAGTCTGGGATTTATGGCAATACCTTCTTCTTACTGACGGGTTTCCACGGTCTGCATGTGTGTTTAGGTACCATATTTTTGATTGTGCTATTGGCGAGGGTCGCTAAAGACCACTTTTCTCCGAAAGACCATTTTGCATTTCAGGCAGGGAGTTGGTATTGGCACTTTGTTGATGTGGTTTGGTTAGGTTTGTTCGTGTTTGTGTACGTGCTGTAG
- a CDS encoding XRE family transcriptional regulator translates to MEFTELDRDALYQTWMSQKSRMRITQMEFSKKLGMNQLDFSRVLRGETPLTMSFISHFCRLLHLEPRNVFPSLKEGRENGPKVVYLKSRMSVDGEIQNAYIEGNQVIVEYAHTVQHD, encoded by the coding sequence ATGGAATTCACAGAACTAGACAGAGACGCGTTGTATCAAACCTGGATGTCACAAAAATCGAGAATGCGAATTACGCAGATGGAGTTTTCAAAAAAGCTAGGGATGAACCAACTTGATTTCTCAAGAGTGCTAAGAGGGGAGACGCCATTAACCATGTCTTTCATTAGTCACTTTTGTCGTTTACTTCATTTAGAACCAAGGAATGTCTTCCCGTCGTTGAAAGAAGGTCGAGAGAATGGGCCTAAAGTGGTGTATTTGAAAAGCCGAATGAGTGTAGATGGTGAGATTCAAAATGCATACATTGAAGGTAATCAAGTGATTGTCGAGTATGCACACACTGTTCAACATGATTGA
- a CDS encoding DUF2909 family protein: protein MMSSTFVLLFKVVLVVLLLVIVFNLMKALIQIASGKHNGKRLSHFLGRRVMLSAIVVLLLLLALASGVITPNPRPY, encoded by the coding sequence ATGATGTCATCAACCTTTGTCTTGTTATTTAAAGTGGTTCTCGTTGTTCTGTTGCTGGTTATTGTTTTCAATCTAATGAAAGCGCTTATCCAAATCGCGTCAGGTAAGCACAATGGAAAGCGACTGAGTCACTTCTTGGGTCGCCGAGTCATGCTATCAGCCATTGTCGTGTTGTTACTTCTGCTTGCTTTGGCTTCTGGGGTCATCACTCCTAACCCTCGCCCTTATTGA
- a CDS encoding COX15/CtaA family protein: MQNGAPKLLMIIMRLTVLLTLTVIVLGAYTRLSDAGLGCPDWPGCYGNLAVPSNATAISEANLQFPERALEADKAWIEMIHRYFAGSLGLLIFVVVAWCIKKNITSVGLPLLISATVIFQALLGMWTVTLKLMPVVVMAHLMGGFTLLSLLCLLYCRLSNFQHRFGELVSHSSLKAWALFGLIVVVGQILLGGWTSSNYAALVCTQLPICEGNWASYLDFKNAFDFAQHGHDNYEFGVLEYPARLTIHVMHRFGAIVATLTVLMIVYQLWKLEKGAQKKLALTLATVLFSQVSLGISNVWFHLPISVAVLHNLVAALLLVTMVVTNFVVWQRQPSAYLMKNDVLQGGNHGH; this comes from the coding sequence ATGCAAAATGGAGCGCCCAAGTTACTCATGATAATCATGAGGCTGACTGTTTTACTGACACTCACCGTTATTGTGCTCGGCGCTTATACTCGTTTGTCGGATGCTGGTCTTGGCTGCCCTGATTGGCCAGGCTGTTACGGTAATCTGGCCGTGCCATCGAATGCCACAGCAATCAGTGAAGCTAACCTCCAATTCCCAGAACGAGCTCTCGAAGCAGACAAGGCATGGATAGAGATGATACATCGTTACTTTGCTGGTTCACTCGGGCTGCTTATCTTCGTTGTTGTCGCTTGGTGCATCAAAAAGAACATCACCTCTGTCGGACTTCCTTTGCTTATTTCCGCCACTGTGATTTTTCAGGCCCTGTTGGGTATGTGGACAGTTACTCTAAAGCTGATGCCTGTTGTGGTGATGGCACACCTTATGGGCGGGTTCACGCTACTGTCGCTGCTCTGTTTACTCTATTGTCGCCTGTCTAATTTCCAACATCGCTTTGGTGAGCTTGTTTCTCACTCATCTCTTAAGGCCTGGGCATTGTTTGGATTAATCGTTGTGGTTGGACAGATATTGCTTGGTGGATGGACATCGTCTAATTATGCCGCTCTGGTGTGTACCCAGTTACCCATCTGTGAGGGGAATTGGGCAAGCTATTTAGATTTCAAGAATGCCTTCGATTTTGCTCAACACGGCCATGATAACTATGAGTTTGGTGTGTTGGAATATCCCGCGAGGTTAACCATACATGTCATGCACAGGTTCGGGGCTATTGTCGCAACACTAACGGTGTTGATGATTGTGTATCAACTTTGGAAGCTTGAGAAAGGAGCGCAGAAAAAGCTGGCTCTCACTCTGGCGACGGTGTTGTTTTCACAGGTCAGTTTAGGGATCAGCAATGTATGGTTTCACCTACCGATATCGGTAGCCGTTTTACATAATTTGGTGGCTGCTCTATTACTTGTCACCATGGTTGTTACAAACTTTGTGGTTTGGCAACGTCAACCGAGTGCGTACTTGATGAAGAACGATGTATTACAAGGAGGTAATCATGGTCACTAG
- the ctaD gene encoding cytochrome c oxidase subunit I, whose protein sequence is MSSPIDKPVKSAPADEQTLSHVSEGVLGDTDTIIDDHDSHAAPKGWARWLYSTNHKDIGTLYLWFSFAMFLTGGAMAMVIRAELFQPGLQLVEPDFFNQMTTVHGLIMVFGAVMPAFTGLANWMIPMMIGAPDMALPRMNNLSFWILPFAFLILIGSLFTEGGGPNFGWTFYAPLSTTYGPDSTALFVFSVHIMGISSIMGAINVIVTIVNMRAPGMTWFKLPMFVWTWLITAFLLIAVMPVLAGAVTMVLTDKYFGTSFFDAAGGGDPVMFQHIFWFFGHPEVYIMILPSFGIISAIIPAFSGKRLFGYHSMVYATCSIALLSFLVWAHHMFTTGMPVFAELFFMYCTMLIAVPTGVKVFNWVATMWRGALTFETPMLFAIAFIVLFTIGGLSGLMLAIVPADFQYHDTYFVVAHFHYVLVTGAVFSIMAAAYYWLPKWTGHMYDHKLSLWHFWTSVISVNVLFFPMHFLGLAGMPRRIPDYAIQFADVNQVVSIGGFAFGLSQLIFLWLVIKCVRGGDPAPSKPWDRAEGLEWTVPSPAPHHTFTHPPKID, encoded by the coding sequence ATGAGTTCACCAATCGATAAACCTGTAAAATCGGCTCCCGCTGACGAGCAAACGTTGAGTCATGTAAGCGAAGGCGTTTTAGGTGACACCGATACCATCATTGATGATCATGACTCTCACGCGGCACCCAAGGGCTGGGCTCGCTGGTTGTACTCTACCAATCACAAAGACATAGGCACCCTTTACCTGTGGTTCAGTTTTGCGATGTTCTTAACGGGCGGCGCTATGGCGATGGTGATCCGAGCTGAGCTATTCCAACCGGGATTGCAGCTTGTTGAGCCAGACTTCTTTAATCAAATGACCACAGTACACGGTTTGATCATGGTATTTGGTGCCGTGATGCCTGCATTTACGGGTTTGGCGAACTGGATGATTCCGATGATGATTGGCGCGCCGGATATGGCGTTACCCCGTATGAACAACCTGAGTTTTTGGATCCTACCTTTTGCGTTTTTGATCTTGATTGGCTCTTTGTTTACAGAAGGTGGTGGGCCGAACTTTGGTTGGACATTCTACGCGCCGCTTTCTACAACTTACGGCCCAGATAGCACCGCTCTCTTTGTTTTCTCTGTGCATATTATGGGGATCAGTTCGATCATGGGGGCGATTAACGTGATCGTCACCATCGTGAATATGCGCGCGCCGGGAATGACTTGGTTCAAGCTTCCTATGTTTGTTTGGACTTGGTTGATTACGGCTTTCTTGCTTATCGCCGTCATGCCCGTGCTGGCTGGCGCGGTCACTATGGTATTAACCGACAAATATTTTGGAACAAGCTTCTTTGATGCTGCGGGTGGTGGGGATCCGGTGATGTTCCAGCACATATTCTGGTTCTTTGGGCACCCCGAAGTGTACATCATGATATTGCCATCCTTCGGTATTATCTCTGCGATCATTCCTGCATTCAGTGGCAAGCGTTTGTTTGGCTACCACTCGATGGTGTACGCGACTTGTAGTATCGCATTGCTGTCATTCTTGGTTTGGGCGCACCACATGTTTACCACCGGAATGCCCGTATTTGCTGAGTTGTTCTTCATGTATTGCACCATGTTGATCGCGGTGCCCACTGGGGTGAAAGTATTCAACTGGGTAGCGACGATGTGGCGGGGGGCTTTGACGTTCGAAACACCAATGCTGTTTGCCATCGCGTTTATTGTCCTATTTACGATTGGTGGTTTATCTGGGTTGATGTTGGCGATAGTGCCTGCTGATTTCCAATATCACGATACCTATTTTGTGGTTGCTCACTTCCACTATGTGTTGGTGACGGGTGCTGTGTTCTCCATCATGGCTGCGGCTTATTATTGGCTGCCGAAATGGACGGGGCATATGTACGACCACAAACTCAGCTTGTGGCATTTCTGGACATCAGTCATATCGGTCAATGTACTTTTCTTCCCAATGCACTTTTTAGGCTTAGCGGGCATGCCTCGCCGAATCCCTGACTACGCGATTCAGTTTGCTGACGTTAACCAAGTGGTGTCGATTGGTGGCTTCGCCTTTGGTTTATCGCAATTGATTTTCTTATGGTTAGTTATCAAGTGTGTCAGAGGCGGAGACCCTGCACCAAGCAAGCCATGGGACAGAGCTGAAGGCCTTGAGTGGACGGTTCCAAGCCCAGCGCCTCATCACACGTTTACCCATCCACCTAAAATTGATTAA
- a CDS encoding SURF1 family protein: MCLPDAIWISAFIRLKTITSNRTTRTTLNNKTKVDDIIVLTPNRLIHDEKKFRSTGLWVAAILTVVSVGLLIKLGFWQLDRGNEKLQYEQQLLERAQQSPKDLELVISDWQRDNTQTQVDLTRQIWNGKKVNVTLAEPNGLVLLLDNQINQGVVGYVIYMLGNIQSQGVDKRILVDLGFVAASNDRKELPELGDMVLPTTMSGRLYTRSINPLSQTLGLEETIPKRIQNLNIDELSQYTKQEVMPFVFQPQNLDSWPYEFLWRPTAMKSEKHFGYSVQWFVMAGVLLFLMVLIGYRYMKGTAKVRDEHG, encoded by the coding sequence TTGTGCTTACCTGACGCGATTTGGATAAGCGCTTTCATTAGATTGAAAACAATAACCAGCAACAGAACAACGAGAACCACTTTAAATAACAAGACAAAGGTTGATGACATCATAGTGCTAACTCCAAACCGCTTGATTCATGATGAAAAAAAATTCCGCAGTACAGGGCTTTGGGTTGCGGCTATTTTAACTGTGGTTTCAGTCGGCCTTTTAATCAAGTTGGGTTTTTGGCAGTTAGACCGAGGTAACGAGAAACTGCAATATGAACAACAATTGTTAGAAAGAGCTCAGCAATCGCCTAAGGATTTGGAGTTAGTGATCAGCGACTGGCAACGGGACAACACACAAACTCAAGTTGATTTAACCCGTCAGATTTGGAATGGGAAAAAGGTCAACGTCACTCTGGCAGAGCCAAATGGCTTAGTCCTCTTATTAGATAATCAGATCAATCAAGGTGTCGTCGGTTATGTGATTTACATGCTGGGCAATATTCAGTCGCAAGGCGTAGATAAACGGATTTTGGTCGATCTTGGTTTTGTTGCTGCGAGTAATGACAGAAAAGAGTTACCGGAATTAGGTGACATGGTATTACCAACCACGATGTCTGGGCGTTTGTACACACGGTCGATTAACCCTCTGAGTCAAACATTGGGTTTAGAGGAAACGATACCGAAACGCATTCAGAATCTTAATATCGATGAGCTATCTCAATACACTAAACAAGAAGTTATGCCCTTTGTTTTTCAACCGCAGAACTTAGATTCATGGCCTTATGAGTTTCTATGGAGGCCAACGGCAATGAAATCTGAAAAGCATTTTGGTTACTCGGTTCAGTGGTTCGTAATGGCTGGGGTATTGCTGTTTTTGATGGTGTTAATTGGTTATCGGTATATGAAAGGGACAGCCAAGGTAAGGGACGAACATGGATAA
- the gbpA gene encoding N-acetylglucosamine-binding protein GbpA, whose amino-acid sequence MKQLPKKSLIALSLLSVSGASFGHGYVSAYNNGVAESRVALCKFPANDTQEKNTNCGGIQYEPQSVEGPEGFPEVGPADGKIASAQSSLAAALDEQTADRWVKRPIKSGSQYFEWTFTANHKTNDWKYYITQPDWNPNQPLARSSFDLTPFCVVEGNGEQPPMQVSHLCNVPEREGYQVILAVWDVGDTAMAFYNVIDVKFDGDGPIIPDWDQGGQINPTQNLNIGDAVYTRVFDQSGENASYSTELVIESNEQGKANNWSYALASKINKEQTQIKAGQLNDQGDFAPIYGTNPVYLKAGSGFNSVEIGYKIDTPEPDHELAVTGLESEYIIDESQPTQLDLTLAATGDIQAELTVYNHHREALASQKSELVDGQVEDVQLTLSKSEAGHHMLVVVTKDDQGNLVDQNTLDFHLMDEQTPPPAGDYDFVFPESIESYTAGTKVLSSDGGVYQCKEFPYSGYCIQWAPTATQYEPGVGSHWQDAWNKVD is encoded by the coding sequence ATGAAACAACTCCCAAAAAAATCACTTATCGCACTATCGCTACTTAGTGTTAGCGGTGCAAGCTTCGGTCACGGTTATGTCTCGGCATACAATAATGGCGTAGCTGAAAGCCGTGTGGCGCTATGTAAGTTCCCAGCGAATGATACACAAGAGAAAAACACCAACTGTGGTGGTATCCAATACGAACCACAGAGTGTAGAAGGCCCTGAAGGCTTCCCTGAAGTCGGCCCTGCCGATGGAAAAATCGCCAGTGCGCAATCGTCTTTAGCGGCAGCGTTAGACGAACAGACTGCAGATCGCTGGGTTAAACGCCCTATCAAGTCTGGTTCTCAATACTTTGAGTGGACGTTCACAGCGAACCACAAGACTAACGACTGGAAATACTACATTACTCAACCAGACTGGAACCCAAACCAACCTTTGGCGCGCAGCTCTTTTGACTTAACACCATTTTGTGTTGTTGAAGGAAATGGAGAACAACCGCCTATGCAAGTAAGTCACTTGTGTAATGTGCCAGAACGCGAAGGTTATCAAGTGATCCTTGCTGTATGGGATGTGGGTGACACAGCAATGGCTTTCTACAACGTTATCGACGTGAAATTTGATGGCGACGGCCCTATCATTCCTGATTGGGATCAAGGCGGTCAAATCAACCCAACTCAAAATCTAAACATTGGTGATGCTGTTTACACTCGTGTCTTCGATCAATCGGGTGAGAACGCTTCATACAGCACTGAGCTCGTAATTGAGAGCAACGAGCAAGGTAAAGCGAATAACTGGTCTTACGCGCTTGCCTCTAAGATCAACAAAGAACAAACACAAATCAAAGCAGGTCAGCTGAACGACCAAGGCGATTTCGCACCCATTTACGGCACGAACCCTGTGTATCTAAAAGCCGGCTCTGGCTTTAATAGCGTCGAGATCGGTTACAAGATTGATACTCCAGAACCGGATCATGAGCTAGCAGTGACAGGTCTAGAGTCTGAATACATTATTGATGAAAGCCAGCCTACACAGCTTGATCTGACATTAGCGGCAACTGGCGATATTCAAGCAGAACTGACTGTGTACAACCATCACCGCGAAGCACTTGCTTCTCAGAAATCCGAACTAGTAGACGGACAAGTTGAAGATGTTCAACTCACCCTGTCTAAGTCTGAAGCTGGCCACCACATGCTTGTGGTTGTGACAAAAGATGACCAAGGCAACTTAGTGGATCAGAACACGCTTGATTTCCACCTAATGGACGAGCAAACACCTCCACCCGCTGGCGATTACGACTTCGTATTCCCTGAGAGCATTGAGTCTTACACAGCAGGTACTAAGGTACTGAGCAGCGACGGCGGCGTTTATCAATGTAAAGAGTTCCCATACTCTGGTTACTGTATTCAATGGGCTCCAACAGCAACTCAGTACGAACCAGGTGTCGGTTCACACTGGCAAGATGCTTGGAACAAAGTGGACTAA
- a CDS encoding cytochrome c oxidase assembly protein, whose protein sequence is MSDNKNHQQDADNQPSPKRSTKTLTGYLVLSVIGMFGFGFALVPLYDVMCEALGINGKTNTVSAVQPQGMQPDYSRTVRVEFMSHIKPDMPWQFVPETRVLEVHPGEVVQTNYIAKNLSGLSLVGQAVPSVSPGNGATYFNKMECFCFNQQPLDGHKSAEMGLIFYIEPEIPESIHTLTLSYTLFNITSDVGLNKSQPQAETLASN, encoded by the coding sequence ATGAGCGATAACAAAAACCATCAACAAGACGCCGATAACCAGCCGTCACCCAAACGTTCGACAAAGACGTTGACGGGCTACTTGGTGCTGAGTGTGATTGGTATGTTTGGCTTTGGTTTCGCTCTGGTTCCTCTGTATGACGTGATGTGTGAAGCCTTGGGGATCAACGGGAAAACCAACACGGTTTCAGCGGTTCAGCCTCAAGGAATGCAACCTGATTATTCTCGCACGGTTCGAGTGGAGTTCATGTCGCACATCAAGCCAGATATGCCTTGGCAGTTTGTGCCTGAAACTCGAGTGTTAGAGGTTCACCCTGGGGAAGTGGTTCAAACGAATTACATTGCGAAAAACTTATCGGGTCTTTCGCTAGTTGGGCAAGCTGTGCCATCGGTATCTCCCGGAAATGGAGCGACATATTTTAATAAAATGGAGTGCTTTTGCTTCAATCAGCAGCCTCTGGATGGACACAAAAGCGCAGAGATGGGGCTGATCTTCTACATTGAACCTGAGATCCCAGAATCGATTCATACGCTTACTCTCTCTTACACCTTGTTTAATATCACGAGTGATGTTGGCTTGAACAAGAGTCAACCTCAAGCTGAAACACTCGCAAGTAACTAG
- the cyoE gene encoding heme o synthase, which translates to MVTRTSTQHGVVIQDAASSQEIAANSESALKNQLASKNKATWKIYLTLTKPKVVALMLLTALVGMCLAVPNGLPLQQALFGMIGIGLMAGSAAAFNHLIDKKIDGQMSRTNRRPLPSGDLSSVRVFAFAAGIGLLGFATLVLWVNQLTAWLTFASLLGYAVIYTMYLKRATPQNIVIAGIAGAMPPLLGWTAVTNELHSNAWLLVMIIFIWTPPHFWALAIHRRDEYAKVNIPMLPVTHGIAYTKTSILLYTLLLSIVCILPVLVGMSSWIYLSASLVLNGGFVYHAWVLKYRDEPNMAMKTFKFSIYHLMILFVALLADHYLL; encoded by the coding sequence ATGGTCACTAGAACATCAACACAACATGGAGTGGTAATTCAAGATGCAGCTTCAAGCCAAGAGATAGCTGCCAACAGTGAAAGTGCTCTAAAAAATCAGCTGGCCTCGAAAAACAAAGCCACTTGGAAAATCTACTTAACGCTGACCAAGCCCAAGGTGGTGGCGTTAATGCTGCTTACAGCATTGGTTGGGATGTGCTTAGCCGTACCTAATGGGTTGCCTTTGCAGCAAGCGTTATTCGGAATGATAGGGATAGGGTTAATGGCAGGTTCAGCCGCTGCATTTAACCATTTGATCGACAAGAAGATCGATGGACAGATGTCTCGAACCAATCGACGCCCTTTACCATCGGGTGATCTGAGTAGTGTACGTGTATTCGCCTTTGCTGCGGGTATCGGATTACTAGGGTTCGCCACGTTGGTGTTATGGGTCAATCAACTAACTGCGTGGTTAACCTTTGCAAGCTTATTGGGCTACGCGGTGATTTATACCATGTACTTGAAGCGAGCGACGCCCCAGAACATTGTCATAGCAGGGATAGCAGGTGCAATGCCTCCATTATTGGGTTGGACGGCGGTCACCAATGAACTGCATTCAAACGCTTGGTTGTTGGTGATGATCATCTTTATCTGGACGCCTCCGCACTTCTGGGCATTGGCAATTCATCGTCGTGATGAATACGCTAAGGTGAACATTCCGATGTTGCCTGTGACCCATGGTATTGCTTACACCAAAACATCGATTCTACTCTATACCTTGCTGCTAAGCATCGTATGTATCTTGCCAGTGTTGGTCGGCATGAGTAGCTGGATATATTTGAGCGCTTCTTTGGTGCTAAACGGCGGGTTTGTTTATCACGCTTGGGTACTTAAATATCGTGACGAGCCCAATATGGCCATGAAGACCTTCAAGTTCTCCATTTATCATCTCATGATCTTGTTTGTCGCTCTGTTGGCGGACCACTATCTACTTTGA
- a CDS encoding DUF3313 domain-containing protein, whose product MTPLKLLLLVATSIFLFGCAGGPIKTATKFTSYEDFSAGPDGGVDLVWARIGLRDSKRLKAKLDEYDSVVIDQIFVLAEEGSLEQEDIQELTDHMVARLKEKISPHKTIVDEPTGNTLRLSIALSNVETPNPILAVTSSVLPFGLAMSTISKVTTGEHTNVGSASVELLVSDAQEGTPLFAAIDREAGNKDFSTMIDSLDDAKDAINYWVERLGDTLQHIDDA is encoded by the coding sequence ATGACACCTTTAAAACTTCTCTTGCTTGTTGCAACCAGCATCTTTTTGTTTGGTTGTGCAGGCGGCCCAATTAAAACCGCAACCAAATTCACCAGTTATGAAGATTTTAGCGCCGGTCCTGATGGAGGCGTCGATCTTGTATGGGCAAGGATAGGGTTACGTGATTCAAAACGCCTGAAAGCTAAACTCGATGAGTATGATTCAGTGGTGATCGACCAAATTTTTGTACTGGCAGAAGAAGGGTCGTTAGAGCAGGAAGACATTCAGGAACTCACTGATCACATGGTTGCGCGCTTGAAAGAGAAAATATCGCCCCATAAAACAATTGTCGATGAGCCTACCGGGAATACGCTGCGCCTAAGCATTGCCTTGAGTAACGTTGAAACACCCAACCCCATCTTAGCCGTGACCAGTAGTGTACTGCCGTTTGGTCTTGCGATGTCTACCATATCTAAGGTCACGACCGGTGAGCACACCAATGTGGGAAGCGCCAGTGTTGAGCTCTTGGTAAGCGATGCTCAAGAGGGCACACCATTGTTTGCAGCCATAGATCGCGAAGCTGGCAATAAAGATTTCTCGACAATGATTGATTCACTGGATGATGCCAAAGATGCAATCAACTATTGGGTTGAGCGTTTAGGTGATACTCTACAGCACATAGATGACGCATAG